The genomic region CAGGTTTTAAGGGGTAATACGCTTGCTATTCCTATACGAAATTCTATACTTTATGTAGAACCGCTCTATATAAAATCAGATGCTAGAGAAAGCATACCTGAAGTAAAAAGGGTTATAGTTGCCTATGACAACAAGATTGTAATGGAAGAGACACTAAATGCGGCATTGAACAAGATATTCAATATAACAACTGCGACGCCGCAACCTAATAATAATCAGGTATCAGCATTACCCACAGGAAGCGTACAAGATCTTATAAGACAAGCCAATGATCTTTATCAAAAAGCTGATAGTGCCATAAAAGCTGGTGATTGGAGTTCTTATGGAGATTATATTAAGAGACTTGGCGATATATTGAAAGCTTTAAGTAAAACAACAAAATAAAGATAAAAGACCCTAAAAAGCTTATAGGGTCTTTTATCAACATCGAATATGAGTATCAAGGGTGTGGAACCTTAGCTATAATTATTTCCTCATCATCAAAGTGTTTCGATAATGAGACAAATCCATAGGTGCTATTAAGCTCAAAATAATTAGGTCCTGATGTGTGCATATCTGCTGCGATTATGGATGATTGGCCATAAAACTGAAGATCTAAAATACTGCCTGTCATCATGGGGTTGATAGCGTATTTAAACATCTTTTGCTTTGCTACTGCGAACCATGAACCGTTTAACCAGTCTTCCCTTTGTTCATAAGTCCATGGCCCCGGGTTAGCGGATGGCTGTACCAGAATATCAGCACCCTGCTTTTTTAATTCATTTAAGACGTCCTGTTTAAATGCATCCAAACATATGGCGATACCTATTTTGCCCATGGGCGTGTTAAATACCTTAAGCTCAGAAAGTTTGGCTGGCTGAACATCAAGGCCCTGTGGCCCTTCGAGATCGATAAGATAAACCTTTTTTTGTCTTCCTATAATTAAGCCATCCGGACCAAAAAGATATGAGATATTGTATACTTTGTTATCTCTGGGTTTTAAAGATAAGTATTTACCATTTTTTATTTTATAGTCGGGGAGCAAAATAGAACCAGCGACGATATATACTTCATATTTTTTTGCTGCATTGGAGAATGTTTCAAAATATGTTTTGGCCATGTCTTGTGATTTATACAAAAATAGTGTTCTAGGCCAGCTGGTTCGATAAAGTATTTTTTCTATGCCCATTGTTATAATGTGTTGTCTTATGGATTTTTCAATACCTTCATTTAATGTATGTGAACTTTTAATGACATTGTCCATTCCATCCAATACCAGCATTGTTCCAGTATCTTCTGGGAAAACGACTAATGTATTGTATTTAGGGTCAATCCTGCTTTTTATGTTAGCCATTATTGAGTCTATCTTTGCTTTAAAATTCTGAGATTGGGTAAAATCATGAGGATTCAATTTAAACTGTACAGCCACCAATTGGATAAATTTATTGTCCTTTTGCATTGTATAATTCTCCTTCACAGAATTTGATGTGCTGAAAATATAATGTCTTTTATTATTAATCGGATAAGCAATGATCATGGCCAATATAAAAAACGAAATTAAAATGATAAGAAGAGCTATTACTGCTTTATAAATAAAATTTAGAAAATTCAATAAAAGAGCCCCTCCTTTGGAAAACTCGAAAGACTAATACCCCATCTATTATATCATATTTTTTGTTAATTTAAAATAATGATTATAATAATTGAATTCGCAATTTACAATATTTACAAATATGTTGTTTCCGAAAATGAGATGAGAAAAGATGTCAATTGTCGTACAATTCAGTTGTGTTTACAGCGCTGGGTGTGTTATAATTGAGTATGCATTTTATGCAGAATCAATCATATGATGAGGTGAAATTTGTGGAGATAAAAAACGATGGATTGGATAGAGCAGTGTTTGATAAAATTGTCTGGATTAATAATAAAATGAATTTTCAAAATCATGTGGGCGTTGAGGTAAAAGAAGTAGGGAAAGGTTATGCAATTTTGCAATTGAAGTTTAATGAAGAACATGCAAATACGATAGGTATTGCGCATGGTGGTGTGACTGCCACGTTATTAGATGCTGCAATGGGTACAGCGGCCTTTACAACAGGGAAAGATGTGGTTACTCTTGAGATGAAGGTAAACTTTCTAGCACCTGGTAAAATCGGAAGTGTTGCTACAGCAGAAGGCAGGGTGTTGCACTATGGAAATAAGACCATTGTCACAGAAGGTAAAATATTTGATGAAAATGGTGGACTTATGGCATTGGCAACAGGTACTTATTTTGTCATGAAGTGACTGCTGGAGGATTTTTATGTGGGATAAGTTTAAAGCCTTTAAATGGCAAATTATCGGTTTTATAGGATTTGTAACTGTATTCATGGTTTTTATGGTTAAATATGGCCACTATATATCGCTTTTAGCTAGAGATCCTGAGCTGTTTAGAAAATGGATCGAGGGATATGGAAGTAAGGCGTTTTTAATGTATATCCTTATACAAATAATACAGGTTGTGGTATTTATTATACCTGGAGAGGTCGTTCAGATAGCAGGAGGATATATTTACGGTACAATATTAGGTTCTATTTTATCAGTTATAGGGATAACTATAGGTTC from Caldanaerobius fijiensis DSM 17918 harbors:
- a CDS encoding carbon-nitrogen hydrolase family protein, with the protein product MQKDNKFIQLVAVQFKLNPHDFTQSQNFKAKIDSIMANIKSRIDPKYNTLVVFPEDTGTMLVLDGMDNVIKSSHTLNEGIEKSIRQHIITMGIEKILYRTSWPRTLFLYKSQDMAKTYFETFSNAAKKYEVYIVAGSILLPDYKIKNGKYLSLKPRDNKVYNISYLFGPDGLIIGRQKKVYLIDLEGPQGLDVQPAKLSELKVFNTPMGKIGIAICLDAFKQDVLNELKKQGADILVQPSANPGPWTYEQREDWLNGSWFAVAKQKMFKYAINPMMTGSILDLQFYGQSSIIAADMHTSGPNYFELNSTYGFVSLSKHFDDEEIIIAKVPHP
- a CDS encoding PaaI family thioesterase, whose translation is MEIKNDGLDRAVFDKIVWINNKMNFQNHVGVEVKEVGKGYAILQLKFNEEHANTIGIAHGGVTATLLDAAMGTAAFTTGKDVVTLEMKVNFLAPGKIGSVATAEGRVLHYGNKTIVTEGKIFDENGGLMALATGTYFVMK